The Prochlorococcus marinus XMU1419 nucleotide sequence CCAATGAGTTGAATGTTCTTAGTTCTTCTTGTAAAAGACCTGCTGCTCTATCAGTATTCAAGGCACCAAAACTATTACTGCAGACTAGTTCTCCAAACTCATTTGTATGATGAGCAGGAGTGGAGCGAAGAGGCCGCATCTCGACAAGTTTAACTGCAATACCTGAATTTGCGATTTGCCATGCTGCTTCTGAACCAGCAAGACCTGCTCCGATAACGAGAACTTCCTTATCTATCAAATTAAATTATTCCTTTCCCAAAAAATCTCTATTAAACTGCTCTCTTGCAGGTTTTTGTATATTGAACACAACCCATGCCAGAGCAGCAATGATAGGGGCAAAGACAACAATAGTTCTTAACATCAAAGTAAAATAATAACTTCTAAATATATTAGCCTTCAACTGCAGATAAAGAGAGAATTTTTAATTTTTTAACTTATAAGTTAAGAATTGTATTTCAATTGTTCATGTTGGGATAATAAGTTGTTTTTTTTACCTTAAAAAGGGATAATTTTTAATGTACTCAATTTAACAAAATGGGTCGCTAGCTCAGCGGTAGAGCATCCGGCTTTTAACCGGCTGGTCCTGAGTTCGAATCTCAGGCGACCCACATCTATTTCAATTGAATTACAAATTCCTTACAAATAAAAATTTTTTTTACTTGTATAAAATCTAAATATTTCTAACAGTAGTCACTTTAACTTGAAGAGAATTCAAACGATTATCTGTAAAAATCTTTTTATCTTCAAAAAAATTTAAAAGAATTATTAGTTTTAAATATTTTCGAATAAAAATTAATGCTTATACTCCTCAATAAGAATATGTAATATTCGATATTTACATCCTTAAAAGCTTACATAAAAATCTAAGTTCATAATTTCGAAATGAAATTATGGATCCCTCCTGAAAATAATGAAAACATACTTTAGTAAATTGAATTTTTAATTCTAGAATTAATTTCAGATACCAATTAAGCTCTAAACTACACATATCTGTATCAGAAATGAAATTAATTTATAA carries:
- a CDS encoding photosystem II protein Y, translating into MLRTIVVFAPIIAALAWVVFNIQKPAREQFNRDFLGKE